The genomic window GTTCGACGCGCTCGAGCGCGCTCACGAGGAGGGGCTGATCCGAAACGTCGGCGTCAGCAACTTCAGCAAGTACCAGCTCATGTTCGCCCGGAAGGTGGCCGACGTGCCGATCGCGGTCAATCAGATCGAGCTCCACCCGTGGTACTACCGCGAGGAGTTGCTCGAGTACTGCCACGAACACGACATCGTCGTCGAGGCGTCCGCGCCGCTCGCCAGAACCGAACTCTTCGACGATCCGGTGTTGAACGACGTCGCCGAGGCCTACGAGAAGACGCCGGCACAGGTCGCCCTGAAATGGGCGCTCCAGAAGGACATCGTCGTGTTGCCGAAGTCGACCTCGGAACCGCACCTCCGGCAGAACATCGACCTCTTCGGCTGGGAACTCGACGCCGACGACGTCGCCCGCATTGACGACATCGATCGGATGGACAACGTCTACATGATCGACCTCGACGACGACACCTACGGCATTCGGTCCTGACGGCGGGGATCGTCGCCACTAATCTCTATTTCGACAGCTATCCGCCGCTTACACACCGGTTTCGATTCCGCGCCGAGCGGCTCGAGGCGCGTGCCTCGTGATACCATGGACGGACGCTCCGGGCGGGAACTTTTTCTCGCTCCGGTTTGATACGCCGGTCGAGAACATGGACCTCGAGTCGATTCCGGGCGTCGGCGAAAAGACGGCCCGAGCGCTGTCCGCACTCGACGATCCCGAGCGCGCGCTTCGGGCGGGCGACGTGGAGGCGATCGCGACCGCGCCGGGAATCTCGCAGGGCCGGGCGGCCCGCATCGCGCGCGGCGCGATCCGGCTCGAGCACGACGATCCCGGCGGCTTCCTCGCGACGGACCGCGCCCGCGAGGTCTACCGCGAACTCCTCGGGCGGCTCGAGGAGCGCACCGTGACCGACTACGCGGCCCAGCGACTCGAGACGATCTATCCGAGCCCCCGGCGCTCGCGCATCGAGGAGGTGCAGTCGTTCGCGGCCGACGCGCTCGAGCGCGAGCCGGAGCCGGCCGTGCTCGCGGCGCTCGAGGGGGTCGAACCGCTCCGGGAGCCGGGCGACGTGCGGGTCCGCGAGCGCTGTCTGGCGACGACCGACGCCGAGCGCTACTCCGAGGCCCGGGAGGCGATCCCGGAGCTCTCCGTCGAGATCGTCGAGGACGCACAGGGGCTGGCCGAACTCGCGCGGGGGTACGCCACCGTGATCGCCCTCGACGAGTCCTTCGCCGGCGTCACCCTCGATGGCGACGTGCAGGTCCGGCCCGACGCGCTCGAGACGCCGGCGGAGGTCGTCCCGGAGCGCCCGCTCGCCTTCTTCGCGCGCAACCGGGACCGGCTGCAGGCGGCCATCGAGGTCCACCGGGAGGCCGGCCTCGACGCGCCCTGCGATCTCGCCGCGCTCGAGGACGGCCTCTCGCGGCTCGACGAGGACGGTACAGTTGCGGGCGACGACGAACTCGACCGGCTGACGACGGCGGTCGACGACCTCGACGCGGCGGCCGGAGCGGCCGAGAGCGTCGCCAACGACCACCTGCGGGAGGCCATCCGCGAACAGGACGTGACGATCGAGGGCTCCGACCTGCTCTCGCTGGTCGAACGCGGGGCCGGCGTCGATTCGCTGCTCTCCCGCGAACTCGCGGACGAGTACGCCGCGGCCGTCGAGGCCGCCCGGGACCACCTCGTCGACGCGCTCGACCTCGAGCAGGGCGAGGCCGAGATCGCCCGCCGCGCGTTCAGCGACGAGCCGACGTTTCCGGTCGAGCGCGACGACGATGTCATCGGCCGCCTGCGCGACGAGCTGACGGCGGCCAAGGAGCGCCGCGCGGGCCGGCTCAAACGCGAACTCGCGGCCGACCTCGCCGACCAGCGCGATGGGGCCCGCCAACTCGTCCGCGACGCCCTCGAGTTAGACGTCGAACTCGCGATCGCCCGGTTCGCCCGGGAGTACGACTGTACGATACCCGAGTTCGTTGCGCCGGGCGAGAGCGAGGGCGGCGGCGACGCCGTCGGCTTCGCAATCGCGGGCGGCCGCTCGCCGCTGCTCGACGAACCGCTCGAGGCGATCGACCCCGTCGACTACGAGGTTTCCGGCGTCGCCCTGCTGTCAGGGGTCAACAGCGGCGGGAAGACCTCCACGCTGGACCTGGTCGCGAGCGTGGTGATTCTGGCGCACATGGGGCTGCCGGTCCCCGCCGAGCGCGTTCGCCTGCGGCGGTTCGACGATCTGCACTACCACGCGAAGACGCAGGGAACCCTCGACGCAGGGGCCTTCGAGTCCACCGTGCGGGAGTTCGCGGACCTCGCCGAGGGCGGCGAGGGCTCGCTCGTGCTGGTCGACGAACTCGAGAGCATCACCGAACCCGGCGCGTCGGCGAAGATCATCGCCGGGATCTTGGAGGCGCTGGCCGA from Natrinema versiforme includes these protein-coding regions:
- a CDS encoding helix-hairpin-helix domain-containing protein, with protein sequence MDLESIPGVGEKTARALSALDDPERALRAGDVEAIATAPGISQGRAARIARGAIRLEHDDPGGFLATDRAREVYRELLGRLEERTVTDYAAQRLETIYPSPRRSRIEEVQSFAADALEREPEPAVLAALEGVEPLREPGDVRVRERCLATTDAERYSEAREAIPELSVEIVEDAQGLAELARGYATVIALDESFAGVTLDGDVQVRPDALETPAEVVPERPLAFFARNRDRLQAAIEVHREAGLDAPCDLAALEDGLSRLDEDGTVAGDDELDRLTTAVDDLDAAAGAAESVANDHLREAIREQDVTIEGSDLLSLVERGAGVDSLLSRELADEYAAAVEAARDHLVDALDLEQGEAEIARRAFSDEPTFPVERDDDVIGRLRDELTAAKERRAGRLKRELAADLADQRDGARQLVRDALELDVELAIARFAREYDCTIPEFVAPGESEGGGDAVGFAIAGGRSPLLDEPLEAIDPVDYEVSGVALLSGVNSGGKTSTLDLVASVVILAHMGLPVPAERVRLRRFDDLHYHAKTQGTLDAGAFESTVREFADLAEGGEGSLVLVDELESITEPGASAKIIAGILEALAENGATAVFVSHLADEISEMAAFDVTVDGIEAVGLVDGELEVNRSPVKDHLARSTPELIVEKLADEARDDRIATNGGAPDGGEPEPVFYDRLLEKFD
- a CDS encoding aldo/keto reductase, which produces MDTVPTRSLPSGDEIPVVGAGTWDVGGDAVKETVRTALDRGYTHVDTAEGYKNEAEIGEVLSEHDREDLFLTSKVLPSNLHYDNVLESLEASLDKLGVSALDLYLIHWPNPAISLRETFDALERAHEEGLIRNVGVSNFSKYQLMFARKVADVPIAVNQIELHPWYYREELLEYCHEHDIVVEASAPLARTELFDDPVLNDVAEAYEKTPAQVALKWALQKDIVVLPKSTSEPHLRQNIDLFGWELDADDVARIDDIDRMDNVYMIDLDDDTYGIRS